CAATGGGGGTTTAGCGGCTCCTGACATGACCATGATGATGTATGACTGGTTTAAACGTTTTGGGGTAGAAAAGCCTGTATATGGACTGATGCACCCCAGTGCGTGGAGGGTTTATAGTGCGGTGGTAGATTTGGCGGCAAAGTGTGGAGCGGTGGTAGCTCATCCGAAAATGGCCATAAGGGCGATCGAGTCTGGGGCTAGTGTTTTGGTCTATCCGGGGGGCGCTGAGGATGTATTTCGCCCCTATGAGGAAAGGGATAAAATTAAGTTGGTGGGCAGAAAGGCTTTTATTAAATTAGCTCTAAAGTATTCTTTGCCCATTGTGCCATTGGTGTCGAAGGGCGCCCATGAAACTTTGTATGTATTGACTGATTTATATCAACAGGCGAAGTCTTTTCATGATTTGGGTTGGTTTGAATGGATTTTAAATGTTGATCCTCAAACTTTTCCTATTTATTTAGGATTACCTTGGGGTATTGCCTTGGGCCCTTTGCCTAATATTCCCTTACCTAATCCTATTCGTACCCGTGTATGTCCTCCTATTTATTTTAAGCATTATGGCATGGATGCGAGTAAGGATAAGGATTATGTGGATGAATGTTATGACATTGTGGAAAGATCTATGCAGTATCAGTTAGATTTACTTTATCAGCTAGAAAATGAGCGTTTTGTTCGTATTTAACTTGAGTTATGGCAACATTTTCTGCTTAAGGCGGGGAACAATTGACAATAAATAACCTGAGTTCGGCATAGCATTTTCTAGTTAAGACAGGCAATAGGGAATAGGCAATGGGCAATAAAATAATTGTCAATTGTTCATTGTCAATTGTTAATTCTTCACATCTTTATCCCGAATTGAGGTTAGATAATTATTATCTTTTGCCTTTTCAAGTCTAATGGTGATCAAAATGGCTTTGTAAATCTTTGACCATGACTACATCGGTAAGATTATATTGTAGGGGGGTGATGGTGATATAGTTTTCTTTGTGGGCTTGTACATCGGTAGGCAATTGGGGGGGAAGATAAATGTGTTCGGGTTGATCTAATTCTTCTACCAATTCCCCTGCTAACCAATAATAGGTTTTGCCACGGGGGTCTATTCTTTTTTGGAAATGCTCGATATATCTTCTTAATCCTTGTCGGGTGATTTTGATTCCTGCAATTTCTTCCTCGGGAAGGGCTGGAATATTTACATTAAGAAGGGTGGAGTCAATGAGGGGTTTTTCTTGTAGTTGCCCAATGAGTTTTAGGGCGAAGTTGGCGGCAGGTTGAAATTCTCTGATGGTGAAGCTGGTTAAACTGAAGGCGATGCTGGTAATTCCTTCCATGGTACCTTCCATGGCGGCGGACACTGTGCCTGAATAAAGTATGTCGGTGCCGAGGTTTGAGCCTTGATTGATGCCTGAGAGTACGAAATCGGGGCGATCGCCCATAATGGCACTCAAACCGAGTTTAACACTATCGGAGGGAGTACCAGAACATGACCAAGCCTCAATACTGGGGTGATATAGTCCTTCTATTTTTTCCGCCCGAATGGGTTGATGGAGAGTTAAACCATGACCTGTGGCAGATCTTTCGATGTCGG
The sequence above is a segment of the Cyanobacterium stanieri PCC 7202 genome. Coding sequences within it:
- a CDS encoding 5'-nucleotidase (PFAM: Survival protein SurE~TIGRFAM: 5'/3'-nucleotidase SurE~COGs: COG0496 acid phosphatase~InterPro IPR002828~KEGG: cyc:PCC7424_3028 stationary phase survival protein SurE~PFAM: Survival protein SurE~SPTR: 5'-nucleotidase surE;~TIGRFAM: stationary-phase survival protein SurE); the protein is MRILISNDDGIFALGIRTLADTLAKAGHDVTVVAPDIERSATGHGLTLHQPIRAEKIEGLYHPSIEAWSCSGTPSDSVKLGLSAIMGDRPDFVLSGINQGSNLGTDILYSGTVSAAMEGTMEGITSIAFSLTSFTIREFQPAANFALKLIGQLQEKPLIDSTLLNVNIPALPEEEIAGIKITRQGLRRYIEHFQKRIDPRGKTYYWLAGELVEELDQPEHIYLPPQLPTDVQAHKENYITITPLQYNLTDVVMVKDLQSHFDHH
- a CDS encoding phospholipid/glycerol acyltransferase (PFAM: Diacylglycerol acyltransferase~COGs: COG0204 1-acyl-sn-glycerol-3-phosphate acyltransferase~InterPro IPR016676:IPR002123:IPR001014~KEGG: syn:slr2103 hypothetical protein~PFAM: phospholipid/glycerol acyltransferase~SPTR: Slr2103 protein); the encoded protein is MSNQQLGWSLDYRDPETIQKLMPFWDCLYKYYFQVKTDGWEYIPDSQVLFVGSHNGGLAAPDMTMMMYDWFKRFGVEKPVYGLMHPSAWRVYSAVVDLAAKCGAVVAHPKMAIRAIESGASVLVYPGGAEDVFRPYEERDKIKLVGRKAFIKLALKYSLPIVPLVSKGAHETLYVLTDLYQQAKSFHDLGWFEWILNVDPQTFPIYLGLPWGIALGPLPNIPLPNPIRTRVCPPIYFKHYGMDASKDKDYVDECYDIVERSMQYQLDLLYQLENERFVRI